GGAATTGAAATAGGCAAGATACAGGCAAGAAAGGCCTATACAAAAGAGAGGGAAGTAAATGCTTCGCGGAAGCTAAAATCTTTTTTTGGTTCAAAAAAACTAAATTCAAAAAAGAAAGGGTTTATCTATAAGGACATGGCCACATTACTTACGGCAGGTATAGATTTCAAAACAACCCTTACCATCATTAGGGACCAACAAAAAAATGAACACGCCTCCGAAATAATAAATCAGTTGTTAACCAATGTGGTTAAAGGAAAAGCATTCTATGAGGCAATGGAAATTTCAGGAGAATTTACGCCGTATGAAGTTTATAGCGTCAAAATTGGGGAAGAAACACGCCGGCTGGATACCATACTATTGGAACTGCAAAAATATTTCGATAGAAAGCTAAAATTGAAAAAACAAATTATTTCCATCCTTACATACCCTGCCTTTATTCTGGTTTTGACATTGGCAACCCTCTATTTCATGTTAACATACGTGGTTCCCCTTTTCGAATCAGTTTTCAATCAGTTTAATAGGGAATTACCGACACTTACACGATACGTCATAATACTATCGGAACACTTCAACCTGATTACGCTATTTGTAGTTGGGATCATGGTTATTACTGTATTCATTTATAAGAAGGTGAAGAAACAAGAGGCATTTCAAAAGGCGTTTACCTCAATGATATTGAAAGTTCCCTTTTTCGGTAAGCTAATCAGGGAAATCTATATAACCCGTTTCTGTCAATCGATGGCCTTGCTTTTGGTATCGAAGACATCCTTGGTAGAGTCCATTGGGTTGGTTAGAAAGATGATTGCTTTTTATCCCATAGAGGCTGCACTGATTGTAATGGAAAAAGATATTTCAAAAGGGATCGGCCTTGGAGATTCGCTCTCAAAATTCAAAATTTTTGATGCCAATATTATTTCAATGGTACGGGTCGCTGAACAAGTGAACCAATTGGATGCCATGTTTTTAACCCTTGCCAACCATTATGATGCCGAAGTAGAGCACAAAACCAAGGTTATGGGAACCATAATAGAACCCATGCTTATTTTGTTTATCGGAAGCATTGTGGGATTAATAATGATCTCAATGTATGCTCCAATGTTTGACCTCAGCGAGGTGATTGGAGGCAGTTAATATAATATCGAATTAATAAAAAAAATCAGAAAGAATATCGTTATGCCAGCACAAAATTTAAAACTTGAAAAGAGATCCAAAAAAAAATTCTACGTTCCCGGATATTCAATGACCGAGATTCTGATCGTCTTATGTATTATCGGCATCCTAATTTTGATGGTCCTACCCAATCAAACCTCCGTCATAAGTCAAGCCAAGGCCATTGAGGCACAGACCATGTTAAATCATCTATACGCATTGGAGAAGAGTCATTTTTATAGGTTTTCCCGATATACTTCCGATTTTGACGAATTGGGATTTGAGCCGTCACTCGGTATTGATAAAGGCGGACAGGCCGTTTACTTCATTGAGGTTATTGAGGCCGGAACAAATAATTTTAAAGCCCGGGCCACAGCGCTTTCGGATTTTGATGGGGATGGATCCTTCAATGTATGGGAAATAGATGAGAACAAACTTCTTAAGGAAATAACCAAGGATTGATCGAATCAACTCCACATATCGTCTTATGCATTTTGCTTATTGCAATAGCCTACCAGGATTTTAAATTCAGGGCAATACATTTTTTCTTGGTTTTGGGGTTATTTATCTGCGCTTTGTTCATTTTATGGTTCTATCTAAATAGCTTTGAGGAATTTTTGTATACCGCTTTATTTATCGGGGTGGTTTTGTTTTTACTCTGGATCTATATCCGTATAAAATACAACCATGTGGAAAAATCCTTCGTAAACAGTATCGGTCTTGGCGATATATTATTCTTCTTTGCCGTCGCACCATTATTTTCTTTAAAGAACTATATGCTCTTTTTTATAAGTGGAATGGTGATTTCGTTAATTTTTTACATACTTTTCAAAAACAAAATGAAAACTTTATTGATACCATTGGCGGGTATTTTGTCGTGTTATCTTTTTTTATTGATAATAATTTCCTTTGTTTTTGATCTTGATTTATTTTATCAACCTATTTCAATAATTGCTTTTGGAAACGAACACTATTAATTTAACGACAGAAAGTCAACAGTTGGTTCCAGCAGATGTTGCCTTTCATTATGGCGTTATACCAAAAAACATTCAGGATAACAAATTGACCCTTTACATAAAGGAGAGTTTAATTGGCACTACGCCAATAGAAGAGATGGAACTTTTACTCGGGTTTGATGTATTATTGGAACCTTGTGAAGATCCACAAATTGATAAAGCACTGTCCCAATATTATCGCTCAGAGGGCACGAGGAGGAGTGGATCTGAATTTATATTGGGAAATGATTTTTTGGAGAATTTGATATGGGATGCCAAATCTACCTTAAGTAGTGATATCCATTTTGAGATCTTTAAGGATGCCGCCCGGATAAGATTTAGAATAGACGGGAAATTGATAGAAAGATATAAGGTGAAATTAGAGGATTATCCTGAACTGATAAATAAAATTAAGATCAAGGCAAATCTTAACATTACGGAAAAAAGATTGCCCCAGGACGGCAGAATAAATTACAGCGACTTTGATATACGGGTATCGATACTACCGACGTTGCACGGGGAAAAGATTGTCATGCGGATTTTAGGGAAAGATACTTCAAATCTTTCCATTGAAATGCTCGGCATGAATGAAGAGGAAAAAGCCAAATACCTGAACGCGGTTAATGCCACCAAAGGGATAATACTTATCAGTGGCCCCACCGGGTCGGGAAAGACCACTACATTATATGCCACATTAAAATTGTTAAATAAGATTACCACCAATATTCTAACGATTGAAGATCCTATAGAATATACCATGGAAGGTATAAACCAAGTACAGTTAAAGGAAGATATAGGGTTAACATTTGCGAGTGCCCTAAAAACCTTTTTGAGACAGGATCCCGACATTATAATGTTGGGGGAAATAAGGGATGAACAAACTGCACAAATGGCAATACGTGCTAGCTTAACGGGCCATCTGGTGCTTTCCACCATTCACACAAATTCAGCAGTGGGTACTCTTTCGAGATTGATGGATATGGGAATTCCCCCATTTTTAATTGCTGAAACCTTAAGAATATCTGTGGCTCAGCGCCTTGTTCGCAAGCTTTGCAATAACTGTAAGGAAAAGAAAATTAATGACGGATTCGGACCTGAACATATTTCCCATCTAAAGGAGCATTTTACAGCAAAGGGATGCAATGAATGTTACCAAACGGGATATCGAGGGAGGATCGCCATATATGAACTGATACCGGTTGATCCGAAAATAATGGGTTTAATAAAAAAGGGCAATATAAATATGGGTGAAAATTTAGATTATAAGAAATTATCAAAAAAAGCACTTGAACTTGTAGAATCAGGGGTAACGACCTTGGAAGAAGTTTATCCAATATTAATTGAAGATACAATTCAGGCATGAGAAAAATTTTATTATTTATTTGTATTTCATTTTCCTTTACGGTGTTGGCGCAAACTAGTGACATCCAAACCATAGAAGCAAAATTTAATGAAATAGCTAAGACGCGCAAAGGATTGAGCGAGAAAATAAGAATCGATATTTCTGGATTGTCTTTATATGATTTCATAACGTCCATAGCCGAGGAACACCAATTGAATGTAAGCGTGGATAACAATTTAAATCAAATTGTAAATAGCAATTTCTTTGATGTGGAAGTCAGGGATGTATTTCTATTTCTAATCCAAAAATACGAGTTGGAGGTTTCCTTTTTGAACAGTATTATTGCGTTCAACAAAAAAGAGCCAATAGTCATAATAGCCCCGCCTAAACCGATTCCCCCAATAGATATAGAATATAATAAACAAAACAACTTTCTTTCGGTAAAGCTCAAAAATGATTCATTACCTCGGGTAGCGCAAAAAATCACGGAAGTGTCCAACAAGAATGTGGTCCTTTCACCTGATATAAAGACTATGAATGTCTCTGCCTATATTTTGAATCGACCTTTTGACCAAGTAATGGAAATGTTGGCAAAGTCCAACAAACTATCCATGACGATTGATGATAACGGATTTTATTTTCTTGAAAAAGATGTTTCTGAAAATGCTAATGAACCTAAAAATAACAGGAACAGCAAAAATAATATATCCCGAATGAGTCAGAGCTCCGGTGACTTGACGGTGAATTTAAATGCGAACGGGTATCTTTCCGTAAAGGCAAATCAATCGGATTTAAACAGTATTATAATCCAAGCTGCGGCGCTTTTGGATATCAGTTATTTTTTGTATAACCCAATAGGCGATGAGACAACAACATTGATCGCCAATGAAATTACTTTTGATGATTTATTGGAGCATATATTCAAGGGCAAAAAATACACTTTTAAAAAGACGGATGATCTTTACTTAATCGGCGAACAGAATACAGAGGGGCTTCGAGTTACCGAACTCGTCCAGTTGGAAAACCGGACAATAGAGTTGGTGCTACCTACCCTTCCCAAAACCTTATTGGAAAATGTGGAAGTAAGAGAGGTAATCGAACTTAACGGGATAATAATCGCAGGATCCAAACCCAAGATTCTGGAAATAAAAGAATATTTGCGGGAAATAGATAAAATTGTTCCCTTGGTGCAAATTGAAGTTTTGATCGTACAATATCAAAAATCCCATGACGTACAGACAGGACTAAAGGCCATTTTGGGAGATGAAGGTCGGGACATTAAGACCGAGGGGGTTATTTTCCCCAACGCTGACGTAACTTTGAATTCCAGTTCTATAAACAACCTTATAGATAGTTTCAATGGTTTTGGAATATTTAATTTAGGAAAGGTAACCGAAAGGTTTTATGCGAATTTGTCAGCCTTGGAAAGCAATTCGATCATAGATCTGCAATCAACACCAAAGATAGCTACCCTTAGTGGCCACGAAGCCAGTGTTTCCATTGGAGAGACAAATTATTATTTTGAACAGACAAATAGGTTAATAAATTCCGGCATTAACGAAAATATATTACAATCGGGCGTCTGGAAACCAACCGAAGCCAATTTAAGTGTTTTTATCAAGCCTTATGTCAGTAAGGACGAACAGGTAACTCTAACCATCAGTGTCGAGAAAAGTGCTTTTCTGGGGAGGGCCGGTGAAGATGCGCCTCCAGATAAGGCAACACAACGATTTGAATCCTTGGTACGCGTTAAAAATAATGAGATGATTCTTTTGGGCGGGCTCGATGAGTTGGATCGGCAAAACTCGGGGTCCGGAACACCACTATTATCTAGGATTCCTATAATAAAATGGCTTTTTAGCAGCAAAAGAAAATCGAGATCAAAATCAAAACTACATGTTTTCATCAAACCTACAATAGTATATTAGATGGTACGCGAACTGGTATATAAATATTTTGTCAAGGAGTTTTACTCCCTGGAGATAAATTTTGGTGACCGGGAAGCGGAATATCGGATATTATATCTCAAAAGGCAAGCTTCCAAGCTCAATATCATAGAGCAAACTATTGAGAACGAGGAAGGGGTTTTTAAAAAGCTAAAAAAGGACCTACCACTGATTTTGGCATTTTCAGGTAAAAGGATCATAAATAAAGTAGTTCCAAATGAAACCAATTATCTTCAAAAGATCCTTTTCAACAAGGATCCCGACTCATATTATATACAGGAATATACCAAGAAAGGAAATATGCTCCTGTCGGTGGCTAGAAAAAAAGATATTGATGAATATTTGGATAAATTTAAAAATCATAACTTTAATATTTTGGACTTCTCCCTTGGACCATTTGTCCTGGAAAGTTTAACCCACTTATTCAGTGAAACTAAGATTTTTAGCACAGAGGATTTTAAATATGATCCCTTAAAAAGTGAATTAATTACCGAAGCCGATCCCCTCGTAGAGAATGAAAACCATAATATTGGGGGTGACACAATTTTAAACACACACATTTTAGCGTTTGCAACATTCCTGTGTTATGTTCATCCCGAAGGCTTTTCTAAAAATTTTCAAGATTATATCGATAAACAATCCGAATCCTATTCATATCGAATCGCATTCGGGGTCACCGCCAAATCAGTAATAGTTCTTTTCCTTATCTTGTTGTCCATAAGTTATGCCGTCAGATCACACTACATCGGCAAGAGTACGGAAATTCAACAGGAGTCACTTATGAACAGTCAAGTCCTCAATGAAATCGCTACCCTTACCAAAGATAGGGATTACAAAAAAAATATTATATCCAACTCCAGTTTGGGAAGCACCGACTTTTTGAGTTTTTATATTTCCCAAATAACACTTGATCTTCCAGAGGACATATTATTGAAAAGATTGGAAGTTTTCCCTTCCAAAACTTCCAGTAACCCTAATGAAAAAATTCAAATAAAACCCAATACTATAATCATTGATGGTATTACACCCTCAAATTTAAGCGTAAATGAATGGGTCAATCTACTGGATGAATATAAATGGATACAAAAAGTTGAGCTTTTGTCATATTCCCTCGAAAAGGAAGAATATGTATTTAAATTGAATATAACCCTATAATATGTTTAGAAACCTAAGCTATAAAAGAAAATTTCATCTGTTGCTACTGTTTATAGTGGTTTTAGGCTTTACGGCATATAAACGTTCTTTTAAGGGAACCCTAGAGGCCATAAATTTTTATCGGGAGTCAATGGACAAAATAGACGCCCGTTCGTCCGCTACCTTAGAATTATCCGATCTAAAAACGGAAATTCGGGTTCTTGATGATATGATTGGAAAAAAAGCAAAAAATCCCACCCTGGTCCAGAATGAAATCTTGGGTTTCTTAAGTCAACGAGATGAAGATATTACCCTTGCCAAAATCGAAAATCTACATATCTCAGATGATAGTTATTTTCGAATATACTCTAACATAATTACCCTTAAGGGCAAATTCAATCCATTGATAAAAACCATATATGAATTTGAGAGCAATTTTGAATATGCTAGGATCGCAAGTATGACCTTTAGGGTTGAGCGGAACAATAAGACTTCTAAAATAGAATTATACAATGACATTATATTCCAAAATTATGAAAAAAAATAGCAGTATAATAGGGGCCGTTTTCGCTCTCTTTTTATTATTTTCCTGTGATGACATATTGGAAAAGGATATTTCGGACATGCAACTAACCGTTATAAGTCCCAATGAAGGTGATACTATTGCCGGGAATACCGTACAATTTTTATGGAATACGATCGAAGGTGCAAATAACTACACCATTCAGATCTACAATAATAATTTATTGGTGATGGACACGTTAATAAGCGCTCCACCATATATTGATGTTCTTGCCAGCGATTCATATCAATGGCGGATAAAAGGCGAAAATGAGGCCTATGAAACCCAATATAATTTCCCTATAAATTTTGAGGTGATTTCCTCAACGGATCTCACCAATCAAGCAGTAATTCTCAACAGCCCATCCGACAATGTTTACACGAATGAATCCTCGATAATATTCTCTTGGAGTTCAGTACCGTCCGCGGATTCTTATACTTTTGAACTATTGCGGAAATCATCTTCTGGAACCGTAACCGTAGATTTACAAGAAGGGCTCTTCACAACGACCGTTACATTGGACGAGAATGTGCTTGACCGCGATTCGG
The Aequorivita iocasae genome window above contains:
- a CDS encoding type II secretion system F family protein → MGIEIGKIQARKAYTKEREVNASRKLKSFFGSKKLNSKKKGFIYKDMATLLTAGIDFKTTLTIIRDQQKNEHASEIINQLLTNVVKGKAFYEAMEISGEFTPYEVYSVKIGEETRRLDTILLELQKYFDRKLKLKKQIISILTYPAFILVLTLATLYFMLTYVVPLFESVFNQFNRELPTLTRYVIILSEHFNLITLFVVGIMVITVFIYKKVKKQEAFQKAFTSMILKVPFFGKLIREIYITRFCQSMALLLVSKTSLVESIGLVRKMIAFYPIEAALIVMEKDISKGIGLGDSLSKFKIFDANIISMVRVAEQVNQLDAMFLTLANHYDAEVEHKTKVMGTIIEPMLILFIGSIVGLIMISMYAPMFDLSEVIGGS
- a CDS encoding type IV pilin protein, encoding MPAQNLKLEKRSKKKFYVPGYSMTEILIVLCIIGILILMVLPNQTSVISQAKAIEAQTMLNHLYALEKSHFYRFSRYTSDFDELGFEPSLGIDKGGQAVYFIEVIEAGTNNFKARATALSDFDGDGSFNVWEIDENKLLKEITKD
- a CDS encoding prepilin peptidase — translated: MIESTPHIVLCILLIAIAYQDFKFRAIHFFLVLGLFICALFILWFYLNSFEEFLYTALFIGVVLFLLWIYIRIKYNHVEKSFVNSIGLGDILFFFAVAPLFSLKNYMLFFISGMVISLIFYILFKNKMKTLLIPLAGILSCYLFLLIIISFVFDLDLFYQPISIIAFGNEHY
- a CDS encoding GspE/PulE family protein, which gives rise to METNTINLTTESQQLVPADVAFHYGVIPKNIQDNKLTLYIKESLIGTTPIEEMELLLGFDVLLEPCEDPQIDKALSQYYRSEGTRRSGSEFILGNDFLENLIWDAKSTLSSDIHFEIFKDAARIRFRIDGKLIERYKVKLEDYPELINKIKIKANLNITEKRLPQDGRINYSDFDIRVSILPTLHGEKIVMRILGKDTSNLSIEMLGMNEEEKAKYLNAVNATKGIILISGPTGSGKTTTLYATLKLLNKITTNILTIEDPIEYTMEGINQVQLKEDIGLTFASALKTFLRQDPDIIMLGEIRDEQTAQMAIRASLTGHLVLSTIHTNSAVGTLSRLMDMGIPPFLIAETLRISVAQRLVRKLCNNCKEKKINDGFGPEHISHLKEHFTAKGCNECYQTGYRGRIAIYELIPVDPKIMGLIKKGNINMGENLDYKKLSKKALELVESGVTTLEEVYPILIEDTIQA
- a CDS encoding type II secretion system protein GspD, yielding MRKILLFICISFSFTVLAQTSDIQTIEAKFNEIAKTRKGLSEKIRIDISGLSLYDFITSIAEEHQLNVSVDNNLNQIVNSNFFDVEVRDVFLFLIQKYELEVSFLNSIIAFNKKEPIVIIAPPKPIPPIDIEYNKQNNFLSVKLKNDSLPRVAQKITEVSNKNVVLSPDIKTMNVSAYILNRPFDQVMEMLAKSNKLSMTIDDNGFYFLEKDVSENANEPKNNRNSKNNISRMSQSSGDLTVNLNANGYLSVKANQSDLNSIIIQAAALLDISYFLYNPIGDETTTLIANEITFDDLLEHIFKGKKYTFKKTDDLYLIGEQNTEGLRVTELVQLENRTIELVLPTLPKTLLENVEVREVIELNGIIIAGSKPKILEIKEYLREIDKIVPLVQIEVLIVQYQKSHDVQTGLKAILGDEGRDIKTEGVIFPNADVTLNSSSINNLIDSFNGFGIFNLGKVTERFYANLSALESNSIIDLQSTPKIATLSGHEASVSIGETNYYFEQTNRLINSGINENILQSGVWKPTEANLSVFIKPYVSKDEQVTLTISVEKSAFLGRAGEDAPPDKATQRFESLVRVKNNEMILLGGLDELDRQNSGSGTPLLSRIPIIKWLFSSKRKSRSKSKLHVFIKPTIVY
- a CDS encoding PilN domain-containing protein is translated as MVRELVYKYFVKEFYSLEINFGDREAEYRILYLKRQASKLNIIEQTIENEEGVFKKLKKDLPLILAFSGKRIINKVVPNETNYLQKILFNKDPDSYYIQEYTKKGNMLLSVARKKDIDEYLDKFKNHNFNILDFSLGPFVLESLTHLFSETKIFSTEDFKYDPLKSELITEADPLVENENHNIGGDTILNTHILAFATFLCYVHPEGFSKNFQDYIDKQSESYSYRIAFGVTAKSVIVLFLILLSISYAVRSHYIGKSTEIQQESLMNSQVLNEIATLTKDRDYKKNIISNSSLGSTDFLSFYISQITLDLPEDILLKRLEVFPSKTSSNPNEKIQIKPNTIIIDGITPSNLSVNEWVNLLDEYKWIQKVELLSYSLEKEEYVFKLNITL
- a CDS encoding phage tail protein translates to MKKNSSIIGAVFALFLLFSCDDILEKDISDMQLTVISPNEGDTIAGNTVQFLWNTIEGANNYTIQIYNNNLLVMDTLISAPPYIDVLASDSYQWRIKGENEAYETQYNFPINFEVISSTDLTNQAVILNSPSDNVYTNESSIIFSWSSVPSADSYTFELLRKSSSGTVTVDLQEGLFTTTVTLDENVLDRDSEYIWRVKAVNETSQTIFFSRTFFIDTVPPPVPSLISPKFEEEFDLTEIITFSWDFGNDPGIIDSAINSVYEIATNSTFSNVIESGVSFPTTITYTFNESGTYYWRVRGEDAAGNVGSFNSNGKLIVNE